The proteins below are encoded in one region of Terriglobia bacterium:
- a CDS encoding cupin domain-containing protein: MKRNICIAIALVALVGWAGQHFMVAAASGTHGNAFTPDTIQWGPPPPFVAPGAQFAVIEGDPTAAGGNYTVRLKMPAGYRIAPHWHPLRENVTVISGTFKVGMGDTFDTNKMGAFPAGSFAYLDPDMHHYAMAASDVVVQIHGTAPVQFNYINPQDDPSKSK; the protein is encoded by the coding sequence ATGAAACGAAATATATGCATTGCAATTGCGTTGGTGGCACTGGTTGGCTGGGCGGGCCAGCACTTTATGGTTGCCGCCGCTTCAGGCACGCATGGAAACGCTTTTACGCCGGACACGATTCAATGGGGGCCGCCGCCGCCGTTCGTCGCTCCGGGCGCGCAGTTTGCCGTGATCGAGGGAGACCCGACGGCCGCCGGCGGCAACTACACGGTCCGCCTGAAAATGCCCGCGGGATACCGGATCGCGCCGCATTGGCATCCGCTGCGGGAAAATGTCACGGTGATTTCGGGGACATTCAAAGTCGGTATGGGCGACACGTTTGACACGAACAAAATGGGCGCGTTCCCAGCCGGCAGTTTTGCCTATCTTGATCCTGACATGCATCACTACGCAATGGCTGCCAGCGACGTGGTGGTGCAGATTCACGGCACCGCGCCGGTGCAGTTCAACTACATCAATCCGCAGGACGATCCGAGCAAGAGCAAGTAA
- a CDS encoding Crp/Fnr family transcriptional regulator yields the protein MPTATPSRNHYKNGILASLPKAEIARLEPHLSPLTLETGTTLLGPDEHITHAYFLESGLASVVVAMADGNTVETGITGNEGVVGFPVILGTKSMPTRTFIQIAGVGYRIPAQRLFEAYEKPGMLRKQINRYFQAHLAQTAQTAACNRLHDIQERLARWLLICHDRMESDTFHLTHEFLGHMLGTPRTTVTLAAGLLHKAKLVDYSRGKVRICDRRGLERAACECYKTIRDEFERLGISSNNV from the coding sequence ATGCCCACCGCGACCCCGTCTCGTAATCACTACAAAAATGGAATCCTGGCATCATTGCCGAAAGCCGAGATCGCGCGCCTTGAGCCTCATCTTTCCCCCTTAACTCTAGAGACAGGGACGACCCTGCTCGGTCCGGATGAACACATCACGCACGCCTATTTTCTGGAATCCGGACTGGCCTCAGTGGTAGTTGCCATGGCCGATGGAAATACGGTAGAAACGGGAATTACCGGAAACGAAGGCGTGGTCGGGTTCCCAGTCATATTGGGCACAAAGAGCATGCCGACCCGGACTTTTATTCAGATCGCCGGCGTCGGCTATCGCATACCAGCGCAGCGTCTGTTTGAAGCCTATGAGAAGCCGGGAATGCTGCGCAAACAAATCAACCGGTATTTCCAGGCCCATTTGGCGCAGACCGCGCAGACCGCCGCCTGCAATCGACTGCATGACATACAGGAGCGGCTGGCACGGTGGCTGCTCATTTGCCATGACCGCATGGAATCTGACACCTTTCACCTCACCCATGAATTCCTGGGACACATGCTAGGTACTCCGCGCACCACCGTGACCCTGGCGGCCGGCCTGCTCCATAAAGCTAAGTTGGTGGACTACTCGCGCGGAAAGGTGCGGATATGCGACCGCCGGGGGCTTGAGAGAGCTGCCTGCGAATGCTACAAGACCATCCGCGACGAGTTTGAGCGGCTGGGAATATCTTCCAATAACGTCTGA
- a CDS encoding HAMP domain-containing histidine kinase — MSERSVRSPVDAFSTSQVPGSTHPPPSDNQNGILASLAHEINNPLQALLSSLQLMQTDQALSENNRRYLAVASEEARRISQILHAAMEFRDTDAENTNVSELVQSVLNFYKSRLDSQDISVSTRYRDGGHLSAHPHQLRQMCVNLVLNAADAMPDGGKIYARLAPSHEWKDQRRGLRLTFADTGSGIAAKNLSSIWDPFFTTKGAAGNGIGLSLVKNTVQNHDGVLRVRSSTRAGHSGTVFSIFLPCA, encoded by the coding sequence GTGAGCGAAAGGTCAGTTCGATCCCCGGTAGACGCTTTCAGCACCAGCCAGGTGCCGGGGAGCACCCATCCTCCGCCATCGGACAACCAGAACGGAATCCTAGCCTCTCTTGCCCACGAGATTAATAATCCCTTGCAAGCCCTTCTTAGTTCGCTTCAACTCATGCAAACCGATCAAGCTCTTAGTGAAAACAACCGCAGATACCTGGCGGTGGCCAGCGAAGAAGCGCGGCGAATTTCGCAGATTTTGCATGCGGCCATGGAGTTCCGGGACACGGACGCCGAGAACACAAATGTTTCAGAGTTAGTGCAATCCGTGCTCAATTTTTATAAATCGCGTTTGGACTCGCAGGATATTTCTGTTAGTACGCGCTACCGCGATGGCGGACATCTTTCGGCCCACCCTCATCAGTTACGGCAAATGTGCGTCAACCTTGTACTGAATGCCGCCGATGCCATGCCGGACGGCGGAAAGATCTACGCCAGACTCGCGCCGTCCCACGAGTGGAAAGATCAGAGGCGAGGATTGCGGCTCACCTTTGCCGACACCGGAAGCGGAATTGCCGCAAAAAATCTGTCCAGCATTTGGGACCCATTCTTCACCACCAAAGGCGCTGCGGGCAATGGCATTGGACTCTCACTGGTCAAGAATACTGTGCAGAACCACGATGGCGTGCTGCGCGTCCGCAGCAGTACCCGGGCGGGTCACAGCGGGACTGTGTTTAGTATCTTCCTGCCTTGCGCGTGA